CTTTGCTGGTGGAAGTGGGTGTTGGTGATAACTGGCTGGAAGCACATTAAATCTATCGTAAACCATTCACACAGAAAATATTAAGTTATGAAAACAGTCATTTTTTACGAGAACAATCCTGAGGCAACGATGGAGCAGTTTATGGAGGTTTATCCTAAACATCAGGAAAACGAGGAAAGGTGCTTAAAAACCGGAAAAGTAATTGGGATCGGTCCGTTTTCCATTCCCGGAGAAGGCGCAATGGGAATTTTCGCCGACCTCGAGTCTGCAGAAGACTTTGTGAAAAACGATCCTTTTGTTCAGGAAGGTTTGGTTTCGAAAGTCACGTACAGACAATGGCAGGATGAACTTCTTTAAGCGATGAGGTTTCTGATCGTCATTCCTACCCACAATGAGCAAAAAAACATTCTTTTCTGCCTGGAATCTCTGAAAAACCAAACCTTCAGAGATTATGAGATCGTGGTCGTCAATGACGGCTCAACGGACAAAACGCAGGACATGGTTTCAGCGTTTATTTCGGATCCAATGATCAGCGATAAATTTTCAATAATAAATTTGGAAAAATCCGAACATGAACCCGGCGCAAAAGTCGTCAGAACCTTTAATAAAGGTTTGGAAACGGCAGATTTATCCAGGTTTGACATCCTCTGTAAGTTTGACGCAGATATAATTTTTCCTGAAAATTATCTCAAGAAACTTAATGCGCTTTATGAGGAAAATCCAAAGGCAGGAATGGTTTCAGGAATTGTGAAGATCAAAAAATCGGTTTTCGAAAAGAATTTAGCTTTCGACTTTAAAGACGAAAAAAATCACTGGATTTTTGAAAATATTTCCTCTAAAAATCACGTCCGCGGACCAATAAAGTCTTACCGGAAGCAATGTTTTGAGGACATGAACGGTTTGCGGCCGGTTCTCGGCTGGGACAATATTGACGTAATGCTCGCAAAAAAACACGGTTGGGAAGTTATTACCATTAAAGATTTGTGGGTAAAACATCTGAGACCGACCGCATACAAATACAAAAATCAAAAGGCTGAAAAACTGGGAGAATATTTCTACAACATTGGTTTGAGTTTGCCTTTAACTGTGATTTCTTCCGCAAAATCTGCTTTAAAAAATAAATCCGTTTCTGAATTTTTCCTCACCCTGAAATCGTTTTTAAAACAAAACGGCAAAAGGAAAATATCCGATGAGGAAATTAAATTTGTCCGGAATCTGAGGTGGGGTCAGTTGTTTAATAAAAGAAAGTAACATGATTAATCAGTATACATGTAGGGACAGGTCGTGACCTGTCTGTCTAAATATTTTAAAATATTATTTCAATATAATCAAAAAACAGCTGAAATGGAAGGCCGCAAAAGAAATAGAAAGCAAGGTTTCGATTATACGCAGGACGCAATTTATTTTATCACTATTTGCACGAAAGACAGGCTTCTCCATTTTGGAAAAATTGTACAAGGTAAAATGATTGAAAGTGCGGCCGGAAGTATTGTAGCAGACCAAATTCGATGGCTCGAACAGCAATATCCTTACTTTGAATTACATAATTTTGTGGTGATGCCAAATCATGTTCACCTTTTATTTCGAATTGACCGAGAAAAAATAAAAAATGAAAGGATCAAAATCAAGTCGGTTTCTTCTTTAATTGGCGCATTAAAAACCACGACTTCGAAACAGATTCATCTTTTGGGAAATACATCTTTTATGTGGCAGCGTTCGTTTCACGATCATATTGTGAGGACTGACGAGAGATATCGAAGAATTGATCAATATATAACTAATAATCCCGAAAAGTGGAATAAAGATAAATTTTATGAATAGAAATAAATTTTTTAATCTGTGGCTTTTGGACAAGTTACGACTTGTCCCTACGTTGCTTTTGTTTTTTTCTACGGCGACGTTTGCTCAAAAAAGCGCTGATCTGATCATTACAAACGCAAAAATTTATACCGTTAACCAAAAATTCGAGATTGCAGAATCGATGGCGGTTTCCAATGGAAAAATCGTTGCGGTGGGAAAGAGCAGGGATATTTTAAAGAAATTTAAATCCAAAAATATTCAGAACCTTGAGGGTAAAACTGTTTATCCGGGATTCATCGATGCGCACTGCCATTTCACAGGTTACGCCACGGACAAATGGAAGTGTGAACTGTGGGGAACAAAATCCTGGGAAGAAATCATTCAAAGAATGACGGAGTATTCCAAAACGGCTCCGATGGAGTGGCTCTACGGAAGAAGTTGGGACCAGAATGACTGGCCAGTAAAAGAATTTCCGAATAAAGTAAAGCTGGATGAACTTTTCCCGAACCGTCCTGTGTATTTAAAAAGAGTTGACGGTCACGCAGCCGTTGCCAATCAAAAAGCGCTGGATATCGCAGGCATAACGGTGAATACTAAAATCGCCGGCGGTGAAATTGAGGTCGAAAACGGAAAACTTACCGGAATTTTGATTGATAACGCGATGACGCTCGTGGAAAAATATATTCCAGAAATCAGCGATGAAATGGCGATACAGTATTTCACCGAATTGCAGAAAGAATGTTTTTCTTACGGATTAACATCGCTTCACGACTGCGGAATTTCAACCCATACCTTTTCACTCCTGGAAGAAATGCAGAAGCAGGACAAACTTCAGATGAAGATTTTTGCCTTGCTTTCAGATGAACCTTCAACCTATGAAGAATGGATCAAGAAAGGAAGATTCACGAAAGGAAATATCACTTTTGGCGGATATAAAGTTTATTCTGACGGAGCTTTAGGAAGCCGCGGCGCGTGTCTGCTTCACGATTATTCAGATAAAAAAGACTGGAAAGGTTTTCTTCTGAGTGATAAGCAACATTTTGAAAATTTAGCCAAAAGACTTAAAAACAGCGATCTTCAGATGTGCACGCACGCCATCGGAGATTCTGCGAACCGGACAATTCTCAAAATTTACGGTGATGTTTTAGGTATAAAAAATGACAGAAGATGGCGGATTGAACATGCCCAGATTGTTGACAAAAACGATTTTAATCTGTTCGGAAAATATTCGATAATTCCTTCTGTTCAGCCTACACATGCGACTTCGGATATGTACTGGGCGGAAGAAAGATTGGGAAAAGAGCGGCTTAAATATTCTTACGCTTATGAAGATTTATTGAAACAGAACGGCTGGCTTCCTCTGGGAACGGATTTTCCGGTCGAAGAAATCAATCCGATCAAGACTTTTTATGCGGCGGTTGCGAGAAAAGACGCCAAACATTTTCCGGCCAACGGTTTTCAGAAAGAAAATGCGTTGACAAGAGAACAGGCATTGCGCGGAATGACAATCTGGGCGGCCAAAGCAGCTTTTCAGGAAAAGGAATTCGGAAGTCTGGAAGTAGGGAAATCTGCGGATTTTGTGGTGCTGAATCAGGATTTAATGACAGCAGAAGAAAATTCAATTTTAAACACAAAAGTTTTGGAGACATTTTCAAATGGAAACAAAGTATTTTAAATTTTGAAGAAAATCGCCTACATTGAACTGGATACGCACGCAGAAATTGCGCGAAACTTTATGGATCTGATGCAGGATTCCAGTGAATTTTCTGTGGATTATTACTTCAGTGAAAAGATTTCAAAACAAATCAGCCGCAAAAATTCCAACATATTTTTGAGTGACCGTTCTAAAATTATCAGCCAACTGAAAGAAAAAAAATATGATTTGATGATCATTGGAACCGCACACCGATATTTCGATGTGTTTTTAAAAATTACTGAATATTTTAATACCGCTGTAATCGTACATAATCTTAATTTCGCTAAGATCTGCAGGTTTCAACTGTTTAAAAATATTTTCAAAAAGGATTTTAAATACCGTTTAAAACTCCTGCTGAAAGAAGGTTTATTTTCTGCTCCAAAGGTTTTCGGAAAAGCCCGCAATCTTTTGGTTTTGGATGAAAGTTTAATGAAAGAAAATCCGGATTTAAGCCTCAAATTCCTGCCGGTTTTTTATTTGCATGAGTACGAAAAACCGCGGAAATCAATTATTACGATCGTGATTCCTGGCGCGGTTTCTCAGCAAAGACGGGATTATCTTCACATTTTTGAACGGATAAGAACCTTTATTAGAAACACCCATTTTCAGTTTGTGTTTTTAGGTAAAGCTGCGGGACAGGAACTGTTGTGGTTAAAGGATTTTGAGAGTAAAAAACCGCAGAATATTTCCCTACAATATTTCACCAAGAAAGTGCCACAGCCCATTTTCGATGAGTGGATGCGTAAAGCGGATATTTTGTGGTGTCCGCTTCAGAAAGAAACCGAATTTTTCAGCCAGAAAGAATTCTACGGAATCACCAAAATGAGCGGAAATGTGGGCGACGCCATTAAATACGGAAAACTCGCGATATTCCCAGAGAACTATCCCAATTCACATCCGTTCATCATTCCCGAAAATAAAAATGTTGAGGAGGAAATTTATACTTATCACAAATGGATGGGATATGATTTTGAACAAAATTTCGCTAAAGAAAAAGTGCTGAAATATTTAGAAGAAAAACTCACTGAACTTCTCTAAAATTTAAAGAGGCTTTTCAGGAAATTACGGTTGATATATTCGCCGAGCGGAAAAATTTTCAGGAAATAATTTCCCACAAAAAACATCAGAAGAACAATTCCAGGTTTATAGAATAAATTCACAAAACTGCTCTTGAATTCCGGTAAAATTACCGCTACAGTAATTCCTAAAGTTCCGATGATTAGAGCGTAAATCATTTCGATTGTGAGCGGAAATACCCCAAATTTAATGTAGTTGAAAACGATCTTTGCGATATTGAATAGTGTTAAAGATATTGCAGTTGCAATGGCCACTCCAAAAAGTTCAAGGTTTGTATTTTTAAGGAAATACAGGTTTAGTGTCACCGTCGTTACCGCTAAAAACAGCATCACTACAATATTGAAACGGTAATATTTCGAAAGAGAAATTATATGACCGTTGAATCCTGTAGCCAGATCAAAAAGCATCGCAAATCCCAGTACCCAGATAACCGGTTCCGATTGTCTCAAGAGCTCGCCGTTCTTAATAAAATGAGTTAAATAAGGAAACCCGACCAAAACACAGGACAGCAAAACGAAGCCCAGAAAAAAGAGAACAAGTGATGATTTTTTATGCATCCTGTCGAGCTCCTCGAAATTGTTTTCAGCAAGATGTTTATTGATAATCGGTGCCGAAATACTGTATAAACCCATCGCCGGAACAGTGATAAGAGAAATAATAGAGTAGAGGGTGTTGTAAACTCCGTTCGGTTCGAACCCCAGAAATTCCCCAATCATCACACTGTCGATTCTCACCGCAATGAAATTTCCGATGTTGCCCAGAAACCCATAAAAACTGTAATTCAGAACTTCTTTCCACAGATTGTCTTTTTTGATATAATCTGTAGAAAAATCAGGTTTTAGTTTTTCAAGTCTGTTCGTGTAATAAATATATCCGAAAAGTCCCACAATAAACATAAGAATAAAGAACAGATACGCTGCTTTTTCCGGAAACCCGAGAAAGAAGAACAGACAGAACGCGCCCAGGTTGGCAACTTTGGGCAAAAGGTTTTCGAAGATATTCGGAATGGCGATCCGCTTGAAATTTGATAAATATTTATTAAAAACCGCGCTGAACGCGAGTACAAGAATTAATGGCAAAATCAGGCGTTTCATTTGCCACATCTCGGTTTCCTGAAGCTTCGGAAAGAGCAGATTTACCGCAAAATATCCGGTAAGGAAAATCAGGAAATTCGCCAAAACGCCCAACAGCGAGAGCGACAGGAAATTCTGGTGTTTACCGTCTTGCTTTGTTTGCGTATAGAATTTTACATTCGAAAAAGACAGCCCGAACACGACGATTGGGAGCAGCATTTCTGCGGTAGGAAGTACGTAACGGAGTTTTCCGTAAAACTCCATATCGTGGGGAAAAACGAATATTGCTGAGAACGTTCCGAGTAAAAAACCCAGATATCCAATCAATGAATATTTAAATCCCTGCCGCGCTACAACACTCATATGTCGGTATTTTTTAGCGGTTGCGGAATAAATATTATGTTGTTGATGTACGCTGCTTTGCTGCCTACTCTGTTTCCGGCGGTTCCGGTAATTATATTTTCAGTCAGTTTTTCGAGTTCGAAAGTTGTCCGGTTAAAGAAAAAAGCGCCGTAACCCCAGTTTTCAATTTCATGAATCAAATCCGGAAGGGGTTCGGAATGATGCCGCTGTTCCATTTCCACCATTAAAGTCGGGCGGTATTCTTCGATCACTTTTTTTGCGCCGCGCAGGGTGTTCATTTCATTTCCTTCGACATCAATTTTAATGAAATCGATTTTTTTCAGGTTTTCAAGGCCGGCCCAATCATCAAGTTTAATCACTTTTACCTGCTGAAGAATATGTTTTGATTCTTCATTTTCGCGGTAATCGAGTTTCAAAGTTCCTCTTGAAGTATATGTTTTTCCTTTAATCACCGGGATTTTAAATTCTGCAGTTTCGTTTCTGTCAGAAAGCGCCAGTGGATAAATATGAACCTGCGGAAAAATTCTTTTGAGACGGTTGTAGATTTTTTTGTTGGGTTCGAAGGCGTAGATATTCTGTGGCGAAAGTTTTTGTTCCATCTGATAGATGAAACTTCCTACGTTGGCACCAATATCAATCATTACTGCATCTTTTTTGAGAAAATCTTTAATCCATATCAGTTCCGGCTCAATATTGCGCGCTGAATAGTTCTCCCTTGAAATATTTTTTAAATGTTTAAAATATCTCGCTTTGTAAAAACCCGGGGTAAAGAACTGTAATTTTTCGGTTAATCGTTGATATAAAGACATACGGTTTTTCATTGCAGCTAACAAAGGTAACAAAATATGTTAAATAAATGTTAAAGCGCTTCTTAAACATGAATTTTCTTCCATTAAAAACTGCTTTTCGTTACCTTTAGCCTTCGAATAAAATTATATGAAAAAGATATTTCTACTCGCCGGATTTGCGCTCCTTTCTTCCTGTTCTACGGTTCAGAATTCCAATAACAAAACCTTCACCTGGGAAGGGGCTAATATGTATTTTCTTTTGACCGACCGGTTCAAAAATGGTGATCAAACCAATGATGTCAATTTTGAAAGAACGGAAAAAGCAGCAGTTTTAAGAGGATTTGAAGGAGGCGATCTGCGCGGGATTATTCAGAAGCTTGATGATAATTATTTTTCGGATTTGGGAATCAATGCGATTTGGATGACACCGGTTGTAGAACAGATTCATAACGCAACAGACGAGGGAACCGGTAAAACTTACGGATTTCACGGCTATTGGACGAAAGACTGGACCGCACTGGATCCGAATTTCGGTACAAAACAGGATCTAAAGGAACTTGTAGAAAAAGCCCACGCCAAAGGAATCAGAATTGTTTTGGATGCAGTGATTAATCACACGGGTCCGGTAACGCCAACCGATCCGGTTTACCCGAACTCCTGGGTGCGTACTTCACCACAGTGTACTTACAATACTTACCAAAACACCACGGCTTGTACGTTGGTCGCCAATCTTCCGGATATTATTACTGAATCAAATGCTGAAGCCGAACTGCCGCAAATGTTGGTTGAAAAATGGAAAAAAGAGGGCAGATATGAAGCAGAAATAAAATCTCTTAATGAATTTTTTGCCAGAACAGGTTATCCAAGAGCGCCAAAATATTATATCATGAAATGGCTTGCTGATTATGTAGAGCGATTTGGAATTGATGGCTATCGAGTAGATACAGTGAAGCACACGAATGAAGATGTTTGGAAAGATTTCCAGAAGGTAAGTCAGGAAGCTTTTGATATTTATAAAAGAAACAATCCCTCGAAAGTTCTTGATAATAATCTGTTTTTCACTGTTGGTGAAGTTTACGGCTATGGAATTTCGCAAAAACAGGATTACGATTTCGGTGATAAAAAAGTAAATTATTACCAAAACGGTTTCAAGTCACTCATCAATTTCGATTTTAAAGGCGATGCTAACAAATCTTACGAAGAGCTTTTTTCAGGCTATTCAAAGATTCTTCATTCTGATCTAAATGGTAAGACGGTGATGAATTATCTTACCTCTCACGACGATGGTTCCCCTTTCGATAAAGACAGAAAAAGAACTTACGAATCGGCAACCAAACTTCTTTTAGCTCCCGGAATTTCTCAAGTTTATTACGGCGACGAAACTGCGCGCGATTTAACGATTGAAGGTGCGACAGGAGATGCCACGCTTCGTAGCAACATGAACTGGAACGATCTTCAGAATTTTGCTGAAACGAGAAAACTTCTTCAGCATTATCAGAAGCTAGGAAAATTCCGTGCAAATCATCCGGCGGTTGGAGCGGGAGTTCATCAAATGATTTCGTCATCACCTTATTGGTTTACAAGATCTTATAACAATGACAAAGTTTTAATTGGGTTAGATTTAAATACAGGTATTAAAGAAATTTCCGTATCGGATATTTTTGAAAACGGTACCAAACTCCACGACGCATACTCCGGAAAAACAGTAAAAGTCGAAAATGGAAAAGCAATAATCAATACCGAATTTTCGTTGGTTTTGTTTGAACAGATTTAAATATGAAAAGAATAGCCAGCTTACTAACGATCTTCATTTCCTGCGTGGTTTTTTCGCAAAAAGTTCCCGAAATCAATAAAACTGAATTCTCAAATGAGGCATTAGCACAGAAAATTACCTCCCAAAACGGCAAAAAACTTTCGGTTTCAGAAGTTTTAAAAATGCATGAAGGCAAAATTTTAATCATTGATTTCTGGGCGAGCTGGTGCCGTGACTGTATTCTGGCATTGCCGTCAACGAAGGAACTTAAAGCGAAAAACCCCGAGATCGAGTTTGTTTATTTTTCCCTCGACCGCTCGCACGAACAGTGGAAAAAAGGTCTGGAAAAGTATCAGATTGCAGAAAACGAAAATTATTGGTTTGATGAAGGCTGGAAAAATAATTTCAATAATTACATCGACCTGAACTGGGTTCCGAGGTTTATTATTGTTGACCAGAAAGGCGGAATTGCAAAATATTATGCAATAAGTCCCGCCGATCCCGAAATGCAAAAAACGATTGATCAGCTGAAAAGCAAAAGTCTTTAAAAATTTCAAAGAAAAGGCGCGCTCAGAAAATCGTTGAGCGGTTTAATGCTTTTAAAGATTTTGGCGAAACTTTCTGCTGCATTTTCTTTCATCAGCGCTTCGTTGGAAACAGGATGAACAACAATAAAATTCTTGAGTTTTAAAAATTCCGCCATCGGGTCATCTTTTTCGAAACCGGCAGGAACGCGCTGCAGCTTTTGTTCTACACTTAAACCGCGGAAATTATTCCGGAATTCATCCTGTTCTAAAATACTCAGGAATTCTTTGCTGTTCATGGAGATTTCTCTACGTATTTCCTTTAAGACAGAAGGTTCGGGCTGGTAAACACCGCCTGCTAAAAAAGATTTTCCGGGCTCGATATGAAGATAGTAGCCTGAAATTCTGTTTCCTTTTCCCATTCCTAAACCCGCACCGAAATTGGTTTTGTAAGGTGATTTGTCTTTGGAGAATCTTATGTCTCTGTAAATTCTGAACAATGCTTTTTTAGCATCTGTTTTTAAGATTTCTTCATCGAATTTTCCGATTTCTTCAATCAGTACTTCAACCAAATCTGCCACATTGCTGTTGGCGGATAAGTAACGTTCCTTATTTTCGGTAAACCAATCGCGGTTATTGTTTTTGCTAAGATCTTTCAGGAACATTAAGGTTGAATTTTTGATGGCTGCAGACATATTTTGCGGATTTTAATTTCAAATTTAGCTGAAATAATGAAAACGGAGATACATGATTCCGTGTTTAACAGAAATTTAATAAAACAATGTAATTTTTATCAAATCTAAAAAGTGTATCTTTGCAAAATATTTTAAAATACTTAATGAATTTATTTACGGAAACCAATCTAAGTCCTGAAATTTTGAAGGCAATTGGCGAAATGGGCTTCGAAAGCCCCACAGAAATCCAAAAACAGACCATTCCTTTTATCTCTACAGATATACGCGACATGATCGCACTAGCGCAGACGGGGACGGGCAAAACAGCAGCATTTTCGCTTCCGATTTTGGATATGATTGACGAGGGTAGTCGCAAAATCCAATTTTTGGTGCTTTGTCCGACAAGAGAACTGTGTCTTCAGATTACGAAAGACATTAAAAATTATTCGAAATACATGCCGAGCGTTAAAACCACCGCGGTTTACGGAGGCAGCAGTATTATGGATCAAATCCGGTCACTCCGCGAAAAACCACAGATTATTGTGGGTACGCCAGGTCGTGTGATCGATTTAATTAACAGAAAAGCATTGGATTTTTCAGAAATTCAGTGGTTGGTTTTAGATGAAGCCGACGAAATGCTTTCTATGGGTTTCAAAGATGATTTGGAAACCATTTTAAGAGAAACTCCCGAGACCAAACAAACTTACCTGTTCTCGGCAACGATGAACAAAGAGGTTGAAAGAATTTCTAAGAACTACTTAACTTCACCACACCGTATTTCAGTAGGATCGATTAATGAGGTGAAGAAAAACATCAAGCACGAATTTTATGTAGTAGGTTACCGTCATAAAAAAGAAGCTTTGAAAAGACTTATCGACGCTAACCCTAATCAATACTCGATTCTTTTCTGCCGTACCCGTATGGAAACGCAGGAAGTTGCAGATTTTCTGATGCAGAACGGTTACGCTGCAGATGCGCTTCATGGTGATTTGTCACAGGCTCAGCGTGATACGGTAATGAAAAAATTCCGTCTCAAAAATATCGATATCCTGGTAGCGACTGATGTTGCGGCGAGAGGATTGGATGTAAATTCCTTAACTCACGTAATTCATTATTCATTGCCGGATGATCCTGAAGTTTTTGTACACCGAAGCGGTAGAACAGGAAGAGCAGGAAAAGACGGAATTTCTATGTCTTTAATCAAGCCTGAGGAATCCAGAAAATTAAAGCAGATTAAATCTTCAACAAAAATTGATATCGTTGAAAAGAAAATCCCAACCGGAGAAGCGATTATCAAAGCTCAGGTAGGCGGTGTCTTCGAGAAATTATTTACCGAGCACGAAGAGTTTTTCACTTTCGATGATTCTTTAATTCCTGATTTGTCAGAATTCTCTAAGGAAGAACTGGTTCACAAACTCCTTCAGCTTCAGCTGAGAGATTTAGCCATGTTCTACAAAGACAAAAATGATCTTGCTGACCAGAAATTTAATGCTGATGACAGAGGCGACAGCCGTAGAGACCGCGATAGAGGCAGAGACCGGGATCGTGACCGCGGAAGA
The window above is part of the Kaistella faecalis genome. Proteins encoded here:
- a CDS encoding YciI family protein is translated as MKTVIFYENNPEATMEQFMEVYPKHQENEERCLKTGKVIGIGPFSIPGEGAMGIFADLESAEDFVKNDPFVQEGLVSKVTYRQWQDELL
- a CDS encoding glycosyltransferase family 2 protein; translated protein: MRFLIVIPTHNEQKNILFCLESLKNQTFRDYEIVVVNDGSTDKTQDMVSAFISDPMISDKFSIINLEKSEHEPGAKVVRTFNKGLETADLSRFDILCKFDADIIFPENYLKKLNALYEENPKAGMVSGIVKIKKSVFEKNLAFDFKDEKNHWIFENISSKNHVRGPIKSYRKQCFEDMNGLRPVLGWDNIDVMLAKKHGWEVITIKDLWVKHLRPTAYKYKNQKAEKLGEYFYNIGLSLPLTVISSAKSALKNKSVSEFFLTLKSFLKQNGKRKISDEEIKFVRNLRWGQLFNKRK
- a CDS encoding transposase: MEGRKRNRKQGFDYTQDAIYFITICTKDRLLHFGKIVQGKMIESAAGSIVADQIRWLEQQYPYFELHNFVVMPNHVHLLFRIDREKIKNERIKIKSVSSLIGALKTTTSKQIHLLGNTSFMWQRSFHDHIVRTDERYRRIDQYITNNPEKWNKDKFYE
- a CDS encoding amidohydrolase, which gives rise to MNRNKFFNLWLLDKLRLVPTLLLFFSTATFAQKSADLIITNAKIYTVNQKFEIAESMAVSNGKIVAVGKSRDILKKFKSKNIQNLEGKTVYPGFIDAHCHFTGYATDKWKCELWGTKSWEEIIQRMTEYSKTAPMEWLYGRSWDQNDWPVKEFPNKVKLDELFPNRPVYLKRVDGHAAVANQKALDIAGITVNTKIAGGEIEVENGKLTGILIDNAMTLVEKYIPEISDEMAIQYFTELQKECFSYGLTSLHDCGISTHTFSLLEEMQKQDKLQMKIFALLSDEPSTYEEWIKKGRFTKGNITFGGYKVYSDGALGSRGACLLHDYSDKKDWKGFLLSDKQHFENLAKRLKNSDLQMCTHAIGDSANRTILKIYGDVLGIKNDRRWRIEHAQIVDKNDFNLFGKYSIIPSVQPTHATSDMYWAEERLGKERLKYSYAYEDLLKQNGWLPLGTDFPVEEINPIKTFYAAVARKDAKHFPANGFQKENALTREQALRGMTIWAAKAAFQEKEFGSLEVGKSADFVVLNQDLMTAEENSILNTKVLETFSNGNKVF
- a CDS encoding lipopolysaccharide biosynthesis protein; the protein is MSVVARQGFKYSLIGYLGFLLGTFSAIFVFPHDMEFYGKLRYVLPTAEMLLPIVVFGLSFSNVKFYTQTKQDGKHQNFLSLSLLGVLANFLIFLTGYFAVNLLFPKLQETEMWQMKRLILPLILVLAFSAVFNKYLSNFKRIAIPNIFENLLPKVANLGAFCLFFFLGFPEKAAYLFFILMFIVGLFGYIYYTNRLEKLKPDFSTDYIKKDNLWKEVLNYSFYGFLGNIGNFIAVRIDSVMIGEFLGFEPNGVYNTLYSIISLITVPAMGLYSISAPIINKHLAENNFEELDRMHKKSSLVLFFLGFVLLSCVLVGFPYLTHFIKNGELLRQSEPVIWVLGFAMLFDLATGFNGHIISLSKYYRFNIVVMLFLAVTTVTLNLYFLKNTNLELFGVAIATAISLTLFNIAKIVFNYIKFGVFPLTIEMIYALIIGTLGITVAVILPEFKSSFVNLFYKPGIVLLMFFVGNYFLKIFPLGEYINRNFLKSLFKF
- a CDS encoding FkbM family methyltransferase; this translates as MSLYQRLTEKLQFFTPGFYKARYFKHLKNISRENYSARNIEPELIWIKDFLKKDAVMIDIGANVGSFIYQMEQKLSPQNIYAFEPNKKIYNRLKRIFPQVHIYPLALSDRNETAEFKIPVIKGKTYTSRGTLKLDYRENEESKHILQQVKVIKLDDWAGLENLKKIDFIKIDVEGNEMNTLRGAKKVIEEYRPTLMVEMEQRHHSEPLPDLIHEIENWGYGAFFFNRTTFELEKLTENIITGTAGNRVGSKAAYINNIIFIPQPLKNTDI
- a CDS encoding alpha-amylase family glycosyl hydrolase is translated as MKKIFLLAGFALLSSCSTVQNSNNKTFTWEGANMYFLLTDRFKNGDQTNDVNFERTEKAAVLRGFEGGDLRGIIQKLDDNYFSDLGINAIWMTPVVEQIHNATDEGTGKTYGFHGYWTKDWTALDPNFGTKQDLKELVEKAHAKGIRIVLDAVINHTGPVTPTDPVYPNSWVRTSPQCTYNTYQNTTACTLVANLPDIITESNAEAELPQMLVEKWKKEGRYEAEIKSLNEFFARTGYPRAPKYYIMKWLADYVERFGIDGYRVDTVKHTNEDVWKDFQKVSQEAFDIYKRNNPSKVLDNNLFFTVGEVYGYGISQKQDYDFGDKKVNYYQNGFKSLINFDFKGDANKSYEELFSGYSKILHSDLNGKTVMNYLTSHDDGSPFDKDRKRTYESATKLLLAPGISQVYYGDETARDLTIEGATGDATLRSNMNWNDLQNFAETRKLLQHYQKLGKFRANHPAVGAGVHQMISSSPYWFTRSYNNDKVLIGLDLNTGIKEISVSDIFENGTKLHDAYSGKTVKVENGKAIINTEFSLVLFEQI
- a CDS encoding TlpA family protein disulfide reductase, whose amino-acid sequence is MKRIASLLTIFISCVVFSQKVPEINKTEFSNEALAQKITSQNGKKLSVSEVLKMHEGKILIIDFWASWCRDCILALPSTKELKAKNPEIEFVYFSLDRSHEQWKKGLEKYQIAENENYWFDEGWKNNFNNYIDLNWVPRFIIVDQKGGIAKYYAISPADPEMQKTIDQLKSKSL
- a CDS encoding DUF2461 domain-containing protein, producing MSAAIKNSTLMFLKDLSKNNNRDWFTENKERYLSANSNVADLVEVLIEEIGKFDEEILKTDAKKALFRIYRDIRFSKDKSPYKTNFGAGLGMGKGNRISGYYLHIEPGKSFLAGGVYQPEPSVLKEIRREISMNSKEFLSILEQDEFRNNFRGLSVEQKLQRVPAGFEKDDPMAEFLKLKNFIVVHPVSNEALMKENAAESFAKIFKSIKPLNDFLSAPFL
- a CDS encoding DEAD/DEAH box helicase; this translates as MNLFTETNLSPEILKAIGEMGFESPTEIQKQTIPFISTDIRDMIALAQTGTGKTAAFSLPILDMIDEGSRKIQFLVLCPTRELCLQITKDIKNYSKYMPSVKTTAVYGGSSIMDQIRSLREKPQIIVGTPGRVIDLINRKALDFSEIQWLVLDEADEMLSMGFKDDLETILRETPETKQTYLFSATMNKEVERISKNYLTSPHRISVGSINEVKKNIKHEFYVVGYRHKKEALKRLIDANPNQYSILFCRTRMETQEVADFLMQNGYAADALHGDLSQAQRDTVMKKFRLKNIDILVATDVAARGLDVNSLTHVIHYSLPDDPEVFVHRSGRTGRAGKDGISMSLIKPEESRKLKQIKSSTKIDIVEKKIPTGEAIIKAQVGGVFEKLFTEHEEFFTFDDSLIPDLSEFSKEELVHKLLQLQLRDLAMFYKDKNDLADQKFNADDRGDSRRDRDRGRDRDRDRGRDRDRGDRRDSFRDGGRDGGRDRDRKPRKNNGDMVRFFFNLGKKDQLKKMDMLEIINKSTAKSKKRPDIGEIEILEKFSFFEVEKSFKDEVLKGLQTQKFKGKDMRAEVAN